Proteins from one Bacteroides zhangwenhongii genomic window:
- a CDS encoding DUF1573 domain-containing protein translates to MNKSILYILLLTVFPFFLSGCKKKVRPTTMVIKDSVRHYYPIKQGQQLDIMFTITNTGDAPLVISDIQPSCGCIILDKSSHIIIPEEGIRQFKATYNSIKNIGEVVHRIRIFGNMLPNGKAELTFDVNVVPDADYTRDYEELFQEFNAKNGIVKEMVDGKESELGYYVGTP, encoded by the coding sequence TCAGGGTGTAAGAAGAAAGTACGTCCTACAACTATGGTCATAAAAGACTCGGTAAGGCATTATTATCCTATCAAACAAGGACAACAACTAGATATCATGTTCACAATCACCAACACCGGTGACGCTCCTCTGGTCATTTCGGATATCCAGCCTTCTTGTGGCTGTATCATTCTGGATAAAAGTTCACATATCATCATTCCGGAAGAGGGCATCAGACAATTCAAGGCAACCTACAACAGTATTAAGAATATAGGCGAGGTTGTTCACCGCATCCGGATTTTCGGAAATATGCTTCCCAACGGGAAAGCGGAATTGACCTTTGATGTCAATGTAGTACCGGACGCCGACTATACACGTGACTATGAGGAACTCTTCCAAGAGTTCAATGCCAAAAACGGTATTGTCAAAGAGATGGTGGACGGAAAAGAGTCCGAACTGGGATATTATGTAGGGACACCATAA